The Gimesia sp. DNA window GCGTGTTCGAGATACTCTTTGTACTTGTAGAGCGCCATCTAATCTCTCCTTATTTAATAAGTAAGACTGAGATAAAAGTCAGCGGGCAACGTTGGTGGTGGCTCTATTTAAAGCTTAACCGCAGAAATCAGACCTGCAAGATCGATTTGACAGCGAAGCGTGCCTCAGATGGTTTCGGGGAAACAGTCCTTGATTGACATTGCTCGATGCATTGTTGAAGATGAACTGTCCCGCTCAGGTTCATTACTCAATTCGAATTCTTTTGGTGAAGAGTTTCTATCATGCTCCGCTCTCTGCTTGCGCTTTGTCTGATACTCACGGCTGGTGTATTACTTTCTCAACAGGTTTCAGCCGCTGACCAGCAGCCGAACATTCTCTGGATTATCGCTGAAGATATGGGCCCGGAACTCGGCTGCTACGGTACGCCCGAAGTCAAAACGCCGACACTGGACCGTCTGGCGCAACAGGGGATGCAGTTTCAGAATGCGTTTACTGTCACGCCCGTCTGTTCGACAAGCCGTTCGTCTTTCATGACGGGCATGTATGCGATGTCGATTGACGCTCACAATCATCGATCCCATCGCGACGGCACCAACCCGCTGCCCGAGGGCGTTCGCGTCATCACCGACTGGTTGCGTCCAGCAGGTTACACGACTGCGAATATTCGGAACCTGACGAAAGACCGCAAGCTGGCCAAGTTCTACAAAGGGACCGGTAAGACCGACTGGAACTTCACCTACCCCAAAGGAAAGCAGCCCTTCGATCTCAAAGACTGGGATGAACTCAAACAGCATCAACCCTTTTATGCCCAGATCAACTTTTCGGAAACACATCGAGGCGGTGCCTGGAACTCGGCTCATGAGTATCTCGACTACCAGGTCGATCCGGAGAAAGTGCAGATCCCACCGTACTATCCCGATCACCCCGTGACACGGGCGGTCTGGGCGCAGTATCTGAATACCGTGATGGCCGTCGATAAAAAGGTGGCGTTTATTCTGGATCTGCTCAAGCGGGATCAGCTGGACAAGAATACGATCGTCGTCTTCATGGCCGATCATGGTCGCGCTATGCCCCGCGGCAAACAGTGGCCTTACGACAGCGGTCTGCATATCCCGCTGATCATTTACTGGCCCGAAGGAAATTCGGATCTGCCAGCCCCCGCACAGTATCATCGTGGCGCGAAGAGCGATCAGCTGATTTCGTCCATCGACCTGAGTGCGACCACGCTGGCCCTGGCGGGCATCGAGAAACCATCCCGTATGCAGGGACAGGTTTTTCTGGGTAGTCAGACTGAGAAGCCGCGCAGCTACCTGTTCGGCGGACGGGACCGCGGCGACGAGACCGTGTTTCACATCCGCACGGTTCGCGACAAGCAGTTTCGCTACCTGAGAAACAAGTATCCCGAACGGCCGTTCCTGCAGATCAATCGTTACAAGGAAACTCAGTACCCAATCATCGGACTGCTGCGGGATCTGCATGCGAAAGGGGAATTAAGCGGTCCGCCGGCTGTGCTGATGGCGGAGACACGTCCCCGTGAGGAACTGTATGACACCCGCAACGATCCCTGGGAGATCAACAACCTGGCTGATAATCCCGCTTACGCCGAGACAAAACAGCGACTGTCTGCCGCTTTGGATCACTGGATGGAAGAAATCGACGACAAAGGTCGCACTCCTGAAGATCCAGCGATCCCTGAGTTCTGGGACGAACGGGCGATTCGCGTCTATTCCAAGAACCTCAAGGAGCGACCGAAAGACTGGTTCAAGTCGGCTCCCGGACTGGGTCCTTACAAACTCAAAGAGAAAGACAAGTAAAACAGCCGGAGTTGTCTGGCACAGCGCAATAAAAAACTCAGGCAGCGAGCTGCAAGCCTGAGTTTTTTTCATTCACACGTTTGTGTTATGAGCGATCACAACACAAATTGTGTGCTGATCGCTTACGGATAGGTCAGGTATCCGTTGGATTCGAGGTAGGCGACGACTTCATCAGCCAGCTCGTCGATGCCTTTTCCGTCGGAATCGAGAACCAGTTCTGCTTTTTCCGGTTCTTCGTAAGGAGCGTCGATACCGGTGAAGCCTTTGATTTCGCCAGCCCGTGCCTTCTTGTAGAGGCCTTTGGGATCGCGTTCTTCGCAGGTTTCCAGAGAAGCTTTGACGAAGATCTCGATGAACTCGCCATCACCCAGAATTTCGCGGACCTGATCACGGTCTTCACGGTAGGGAGAAATGAAGGCGGTCATGACGAGGATACCGGCGTCGGTGTACAGTTTGGAAACTTCGCCGATACGACGGATGTTTTCGGTACGGTCTTCAGGAGAAAAGCCCAGGTTCTTGTTCAGACCCATGCGGACGTTGTCGCCATCCAGAACGAAGGTGTGTTTGCCTTGTTCGAACAGCTTGTGATCAACGGTGTTGGCGATCGTGCTTTTGCCGGATCCGCTCAAACCGGTGAACCAGAGAACGGCACCCTTGTGTCCGTTCTGCTGACAGCGTTTTTCTTTAGATACGTGGTGTTCGTGCCAAGTCACGTTGGTGGCTTTTTGCTCGGCCATCGAGGAATTTCTCCTTACTCGTTCAAAAATATCTTTGGAAACAGGGTTTATCTGCAGATCTCTGCGGTGAAAACAGTGCAGAAATCGACTATTGTGAGTTGATGATTGCACGATCCTAGAGAATGTCCCCTGCCGATGGAAGCCCACAGATTGGGAATTTCTGGGAACATTCTCGTTCTGGACTACTGGAACTGCTGTTTTTGAGCTGTTAGAGTACGCGCAGGGAATGATTGCCGGCGAGCTCTGCAGTGGCAGGGTGCATCAGTACCTTGCGGGTGCCGCCTGCATTCCAGTGACGGACCATACCTATAAATTGTTATTTGCCTATACCTTACGCTTCAACCATCGAACTCAGAAACACAGGAATCATGTCCGACAAGGTCTTAAAACTCGGTATTCCCGCGGGAAGTTTACAGGAATCGACGGCGGAATTATTCAAACGCGCCGGATACGTCATCAAATTTTCTTCCCGGTCCTACTACCCGACGATCGACGATGATGAAATCGAGTGTCTGCTGATCCGGGCCCAGGAAATGGCCCGTTACGTCGACCAGGGAATTCTGGACGCCGGCATCACCGGCCACGACTGGATCCTCGAGACAGGAGCAGACGTTCAGGAAATCTGCGAACTGCAGTTCTCCAAAGTCAGCCGTCGCCCCGTTCGCTGGGTGCTCTGCGTTCCTGAAGATTCCCCCGTGCAGTCCGTCAAAGACCTGGAAGGCAAGCGAATCGCCACCGAAGTCGTCGGCATGACCGAGCGCTACCTCGAACAGCACGGCGTAACTGCGAAAGTTGAGTTCTCCTGGGGTGCGACTGAGGTCAAGCCTCCCAAACTGGCCGATGCGATTGTGGAAGTCACCGAAACCGGTTCTTCCCTGCGGGCCAATAACCTGCGGATCGTGGAAGAGCTGATGCAGAGCACGACCCGCTTCATCGCCAACAAGCAGGCCTACGAAGATCCCTGGAAGCGCGAGAAGCTCGAAAACATCGCGATGATGCTCGAGTCCTGTCTGGCTGCGGAAGGCAAAGTCTGCCTGATGATGAACGTGGTCCGTACCGATCTGGAGAAGGTACTCAACCTGCTGCCTGCGCTGCAGAAGCCGACCGTTTCTTCACTGTCCGACCCCGACTGGGTGGCCATCAACACCATCATGGAAGAATCGGTCGTACGCTCGATTGTACCGAAACTGAAATCCGCCGGTGCCTGTGGCATCGTGGAATACCAGATTTCCAAAATCATCGACTGATTCCAGCTCGGAGATCAGTCCCGGCTCAAACAGGAACACAGCATGCCTGTCACCGTCATCAAAGTCGGAGGGAGCCTGTTCGATCTGCCGGACCTGAAAGATCGACTGGTGAACCTGCTGTCAGAATTGAAGGATTCCCAACCGCTGCTGCTGGCCGGGGGCGGTCAAGAAGCGAACCTGGTGCGGGACAGGGATCGGATCTATGATTTACCTCAAGGCAACTGGCATTCCCTGGCGATTCAGGCAATGCTGCTCAATAACTCCCTGCTCTGTTATCTGCTACCTGATGCGCGACTCGTGCTCAATATCAGAGAAGCAGAGCATCTCTGGCGGGTGGGTCTGACGCCAGTCTTATCCATCAACGACTACTTAGTTGACACGCAGTCAGAAGAGTATGCTGACCTCCCCACTTCCTGGGATGTAACCAGCGACTCGATCGCCGCCTGGATCACACTCACCTGGCCGGCAGATGAACTGGTTTTACTGAAGTCTGTCGACTTGCCGAATACAGTAACGACGGATGACCTGTCTGCTCAGGAATTGGTCGACCCATATTTCCCGAAGCTGGCGGATAGTCTGCCGTGCCTGCGCTGGTGTAACCTGAGATCCTCGGAGGAGACGCTTCAACTGGCGACAGTCACCAGGGGCAGCAGCTTCCAGAGCAGGAACGCCACCGGCCCTGCATAAAGGGGACTGTCGAGCAGATCGAGCAGGCCGCCGAAGCCGGGCAGCAGTTCCGCAGAATCTTTTTTGCCCACATCCCGCTTGATCAGCGATTCACACAGGTCCCCCACGAGACCGACAACGCCGATGATCGCACCGAACAGGATCGACCAGTACCACGCGGGGGCACTCCAGTTGTCGTTAAACAGGGAGGGAGTGAACTGCAGCCAGAGCCAGGCGCCGAGTGAAGCCCCGAAGATCGCACCGAAGCCGCCTATCCAGGTTTTCCCCGGACTCAGACGGGGCACAAGTTTTTTCTTACCCCAGAGACGACCAAACGTATAACCGCCGACATCACCCAGCTTGGCACTGATGATCAAGGCGCCCAGAGCGAGGTATCCGGTCTGGGGACCCGCGACCCAGCGGAGTTCGGCCAGCATCGCAAGCAGAAAGCCGACGTACGAAACGCCCAGCAGTTCGGCTCCCAGAATTTCCATTGTCTGGCCCGGTTCCTGAAAACGAATCGCATTCTTCAGGAACAGTAGCAGAACCGAAATCGCATAGGTTACCGACAGCAGGGCCAGTGAAAGCGTCTGCGGATCATTCGCGCCGGTCTGCAGTGAAGGAACCAGCCAGGGCAGCCAGGCCGCGTTACAGATCAGCAGCGAGAGCAGACAGACCAGCGGATATCCCGGTTTCAGATTGCGGACCGTCAGCAGTTGCGTGATCTCCCAGGTTCCCCGGAGAATCAGGAGCCAGCAGAGTCCCAGTAACCAGGGGGCGCTGCTCCCCGCACGTTGGTCGAGGTAAAACAGACCGAACAGCAGGGGAATCAGAGTTGCGGAAACCAGAAGCCGCCAGCCCAGCATGCTGCGTTATCCTTTCAAACCGCCGAAGCGACGGTCGCGGGCGGCGAAGTCACGGAGTGCCTGCCAGAAATCGTTGACGGAAAAATCAGGCCAGTAGGTTTCAGTCACCCAGAGTTCGGCATAACTGATCTGCCAGAGCAGAAAATTACTGACGCGCATTTCGCCGGCAGTCCGAATTACCAGATCCGGGTCGGGCATGCCTGCGGTGTAAAGATGGGAAGAGATCACGTCTTCATCGATGTCTTCGGCTTTGAGTCCGCCCTGCTCGACTTCACTCACAATCGACTTCACGGCGTCCACAATTTCAGAACGGCTACCGTAATTGAGGGCGAGACAGAGTTGCATGCCGGTATTATTTCGACTCTCGTCGATGGTTTTGTCGACTTCCGCCAGCACATCTTTCGGCAGGTCTGAGCGACGGCCGATGGTGGAGAAGCGAATGTTCTGCCGCATGATTTCTTCACGTTCGCCGATCACGAACTTTTTCAACAGCTGCATCAGCAGGTTGAGTTCGAGGGCGGGACGCTTCCAGTTCTCACTACTGAGACAATAGAGTGTGAGCTGTTCGATGCCCAGTCGCGTCGATTCTTCCACGACAGTGCGCACGCTGTTGACGCCCTGGCGATGACCTTCGATGCGGGGAAAACCACGACGTGAGGCCCAGCGACCGTTACCATCCATGATGATCGCGATATGCCGGGGCAGTTGGCGGGATTCCAGCCCCAGCGATTCCCCATCCTGTTCCGATATGGCGGGCACAATTTGCCTCACAATGTCTGATGATTGATTGAGTTTGACTTCTGGCCTGCTCTGGCAGACGGCTTGACAAGCGTGGGCAGAATCAGATCTGCCCTGTCTGTTTATTTTGAGCAATTTCGGCAAAAACGCCAAGGCTGCGCGGGGAGAAAGCACAGCATCTTTAAAGAATGAACCGTAGTTCCGGTTTCGTACAGATGTTCCGGGGTCAATTCCCTCCTGAAATCATCTCTGCGAAAAGAATCAGCCGCTGATCTGGACCGATTCGAGTTCTTCAGCTTCGAGGACGGGATCCAGGTAAACGGTTTCTTCCCAGTAAGCGGGTTCGGCCCCCGGAGATTCAATCGACAATTTGACGCGATCCTCAAACACTTCTAAAACTTTAACTACTGTATGTTCCCCAATGAGGATACTCTCATTCGCTTCACGAGAGATAATATGCATTCGCTCGCCTCAAAGAAATTTCAGAATTGAATCTGTGAATTGTGAAAAGTTATTGTGTCGCTCATTTTGACGAAGTGCAATCAGAAGGACAAGCTGAAAGCATTCAAAAAATAAAACGATTTTTAAGGAGGTTTCTTTTGTTAGAATATCACTTGACAAAATTGATTTCAGAATCTCTCCGCTTAATTTCATTAGCACATCATCGACATGTCAACGATGTAGCATCTTCACTGTGACAAGCAGTCGTACCCAAAAAGAATTCATCAAATCGACATGCGTGTGACGAGCGCGTTTTTAAAAATAGTATCGGATCGAAAACTATTTTTTTCCCTGCGCGCGTTTGTTGCGAAAGAACTCCTGCAGGATCGTACGACACTCATCCTGCATCACGCCACTGATGACAACGCTCTGATGATTCAACCGTGGATCATTGGTGATCTCAAACAATGAATGACACGCACCTGCTTTTTCATCGCGTGTCCCATAGATCACCAGGGGAATGCGTGACTGAATAATCGCCCCTGCACACATGGGACAGGGTTCCAGCGTCACGTATAACACGCAGTCACTCAGACGCCAGGTCCCCAGCGACTCCGCGGCTTGGGTAATCGCGATCATCTCGGCATGCGCTGTGGGGTCGCTCAATGTTTCCCGCTGATTGTGTGCGGCTGCAATAATC harbors:
- a CDS encoding sulfatase, which encodes MLRSLLALCLILTAGVLLSQQVSAADQQPNILWIIAEDMGPELGCYGTPEVKTPTLDRLAQQGMQFQNAFTVTPVCSTSRSSFMTGMYAMSIDAHNHRSHRDGTNPLPEGVRVITDWLRPAGYTTANIRNLTKDRKLAKFYKGTGKTDWNFTYPKGKQPFDLKDWDELKQHQPFYAQINFSETHRGGAWNSAHEYLDYQVDPEKVQIPPYYPDHPVTRAVWAQYLNTVMAVDKKVAFILDLLKRDQLDKNTIVVFMADHGRAMPRGKQWPYDSGLHIPLIIYWPEGNSDLPAPAQYHRGAKSDQLISSIDLSATTLALAGIEKPSRMQGQVFLGSQTEKPRSYLFGGRDRGDETVFHIRTVRDKQFRYLRNKYPERPFLQINRYKETQYPIIGLLRDLHAKGELSGPPAVLMAETRPREELYDTRNDPWEINNLADNPAYAETKQRLSAALDHWMEEIDDKGRTPEDPAIPEFWDERAIRVYSKNLKERPKDWFKSAPGLGPYKLKEKDK
- the cysC gene encoding adenylyl-sulfate kinase is translated as MAEQKATNVTWHEHHVSKEKRCQQNGHKGAVLWFTGLSGSGKSTIANTVDHKLFEQGKHTFVLDGDNVRMGLNKNLGFSPEDRTENIRRIGEVSKLYTDAGILVMTAFISPYREDRDQVREILGDGEFIEIFVKASLETCEERDPKGLYKKARAGEIKGFTGIDAPYEEPEKAELVLDSDGKGIDELADEVVAYLESNGYLTYP
- the tadA gene encoding tRNA adenosine(34) deaminase TadA, with the protein product MIDRPDESEFTPGDRELLQLHTRWMRFAYDEARAAFEEDEVPVGAVIVHQDRIIAAAHNQRETLSDPTAHAEMIAITQAAESLGTWRLSDCVLYVTLEPCPMCAGAIIQSRIPLVIYGTRDEKAGACHSLFEITNDPRLNHQSVVISGVMQDECRTILQEFFRNKRAQGKK
- a CDS encoding isoprenyl transferase; translated protein: MPAISEQDGESLGLESRQLPRHIAIIMDGNGRWASRRGFPRIEGHRQGVNSVRTVVEESTRLGIEQLTLYCLSSENWKRPALELNLLMQLLKKFVIGEREEIMRQNIRFSTIGRRSDLPKDVLAEVDKTIDESRNNTGMQLCLALNYGSRSEIVDAVKSIVSEVEQGGLKAEDIDEDVISSHLYTAGMPDPDLVIRTAGEMRVSNFLLWQISYAELWVTETYWPDFSVNDFWQALRDFAARDRRFGGLKG
- a CDS encoding carbon storage regulator → MHIISREANESILIGEHTVVKVLEVFEDRVKLSIESPGAEPAYWEETVYLDPVLEAEELESVQISG
- a CDS encoding phosphatidate cytidylyltransferase, which encodes MLGWRLLVSATLIPLLFGLFYLDQRAGSSAPWLLGLCWLLILRGTWEITQLLTVRNLKPGYPLVCLLSLLICNAAWLPWLVPSLQTGANDPQTLSLALLSVTYAISVLLLFLKNAIRFQEPGQTMEILGAELLGVSYVGFLLAMLAELRWVAGPQTGYLALGALIISAKLGDVGGYTFGRLWGKKKLVPRLSPGKTWIGGFGAIFGASLGAWLWLQFTPSLFNDNWSAPAWYWSILFGAIIGVVGLVGDLCESLIKRDVGKKDSAELLPGFGGLLDLLDSPLYAGPVAFLLWKLLPLVTVAS
- the hisG gene encoding ATP phosphoribosyltransferase is translated as MSDKVLKLGIPAGSLQESTAELFKRAGYVIKFSSRSYYPTIDDDEIECLLIRAQEMARYVDQGILDAGITGHDWILETGADVQEICELQFSKVSRRPVRWVLCVPEDSPVQSVKDLEGKRIATEVVGMTERYLEQHGVTAKVEFSWGATEVKPPKLADAIVEVTETGSSLRANNLRIVEELMQSTTRFIANKQAYEDPWKREKLENIAMMLESCLAAEGKVCLMMNVVRTDLEKVLNLLPALQKPTVSSLSDPDWVAINTIMEESVVRSIVPKLKSAGACGIVEYQISKIID